A genome region from Hippopotamus amphibius kiboko isolate mHipAmp2 chromosome 1, mHipAmp2.hap2, whole genome shotgun sequence includes the following:
- the LOC130844149 gene encoding GTP-binding nuclear protein Ran, whose product MAAQGEPQVQFKLVLVGDGGTGKTTFVKRHLTGEFEKKYVATLGVEVHPLVFHTNRGPIKFNVWDTAGQEKFGGLRDGYYIQAQCAIIMFDVTSRVTYKNVPNWHRDLVRVCENIPIVLCGNKVDIKDRKVKAKSIVFHRKKNLQYYDISAKSNYNFEKPFLWLARKLIRDPNLEFVAMPALAPPEVVMDPALAAQYEHDLEVAQTTALPDEDDDL is encoded by the coding sequence ATGGCTGCCCAAGGAGAACCCCAAGTTCAGTTCAAACTTGTATTGGTCGGTGATGGGGGTACTGGAAAAACTACATTTGTGAAGCGTCATCTGACTGGTGAATTTGAGAAGAAGTATGTAGCTACCTTGGGTGTTGAGGTCCACCCCCTCGTGTTCCATACCAACAGAGGACCTATTAAGTTCAATGTGTGGGATACAGCTGGTCAGGAGAAGTTTGGCGGACTGAGAGATGGCTATTACATCCAAGCTCAGTGTGCCATTATAATGTTTGATGTCACATCGAGAGTTACTTACAAGAATGTGCCCAACTGGCATAGAGATCTGGTACGAGTGTGTGAGAACATCCCCATCGTGTTGTGTGGCAACAAAGTGGATATTAAGGACAGAAAGGTTAAGGCAAAGTCAATTGTCTTCCACCGAAAGAAGAATCTTCAGTACTATGACATTTCTGCCAAAAGTAACTACAACTTTGAAAAGCCCTTCCTCTGGCTTGCTAGAAAACTGATCAGAGACCCTAACCTGGAGTTTGTCGCCATGCCTGCTCTCGCCCCGCCAGAGGTGGTCATGGACCCAGCCTTGGCAGCACAGTACGAGCACGATCTAGAGGTTGCTCAGACAACTGCCCTCCCGGATGAAGATGATGACCTGTGA